In Chitinispirillum alkaliphilum, a genomic segment contains:
- a CDS encoding putative insecticidal toxin protein, with protein sequence MPEGPPCEGVTKRQTVFWLAVVRGMLSPPDNLPTALHSEYYIYDGSGNRVRKITVANGVVIEKIYLGGVEIKRINTASSLKLERYDHHVMDDTSRIAIVNHWMQDDFLRETDSPSDLNKNKIRYQYGNHLGSASLELNDTGALISYEEYFPYGGTSFTCGTSQKEVKLKEYRYTGKERDEATGLYYYGARYYAAWLGRWLSADPAGPVDGLNLYEYVRGNPVGLVDPDGRESWNHVSFSNEEDPDWLKPDGSFIAAVPSEWEVRFYSAWAEARNLFADDGLLSFECIKRDYERVQGEKRKLEVERQRFWLAQLEARGRITDTWQGSLGLIIAASQDGFRDGCWNYDKWVVRGERYATGINVGLMVVGGVAAAKSGNTNVAGNISRKSATYSGVREASSYLKKQGVPREARKEILESFDVRTIKVRKSSSSEFGVRYFDGINAQARGRFLFETFPASRNSIALRPDWNQMTGIKQWKIREGSTLIEGNALPQGIGLKGGQIQKFVPYLGDLLE encoded by the coding sequence GTGCCAGAAGGCCCCCCCTGTGAAGGGGTAACGAAAAGACAGACAGTCTTCTGGCTGGCTGTCGTTAGGGGAATGCTTTCCCCACCCGATAATCTTCCCACTGCATTACATTCTGAGTATTATATTTATGATGGCAGCGGTAATCGGGTCAGAAAGATTACTGTAGCCAACGGTGTAGTGATAGAAAAAATCTATCTTGGTGGTGTTGAGATAAAGCGTATCAACACTGCAAGTTCTTTGAAATTAGAACGGTACGATCACCATGTGATGGATGATACATCCCGCATCGCTATTGTTAATCACTGGATGCAGGATGACTTCTTGCGAGAGACTGATTCACCGAGTGATTTGAACAAAAACAAGATCCGATACCAGTATGGGAATCATCTTGGAAGTGCATCTCTTGAGCTTAACGATACAGGAGCTTTAATCTCCTATGAAGAGTACTTCCCCTACGGAGGGACTTCTTTTACTTGTGGAACAAGCCAGAAAGAAGTCAAACTCAAAGAATATCGGTACACCGGGAAAGAGCGGGATGAAGCAACCGGGTTGTATTATTATGGAGCAAGGTACTATGCGGCTTGGTTAGGGAGGTGGTTGAGTGCGGATCCGGCGGGGCCGGTGGATGGGTTGAATTTGTATGAGTATGTGCGGGGGAATCCGGTGGGGTTGGTGGATCCGGATGGGAGGGAGAGTTGGAATCATGTTTCTTTTAGCAATGAGGAAGATCCTGATTGGTTAAAACCAGATGGATCTTTTATAGCCGCAGTGCCAAGTGAATGGGAAGTTAGGTTTTATTCTGCTTGGGCAGAAGCAAGAAATCTCTTTGCTGACGATGGGTTATTATCTTTTGAGTGCATAAAAAGGGATTATGAAAGAGTACAAGGTGAAAAAAGAAAGCTTGAAGTAGAAAGACAGCGATTTTGGTTAGCACAGCTCGAAGCAAGGGGAAGAATTACCGACACATGGCAAGGATCTTTAGGTCTTATTATTGCAGCTTCACAAGATGGTTTCAGAGATGGATGTTGGAATTATGACAAATGGGTTGTTAGAGGTGAAAGATATGCTACAGGTATAAATGTTGGGTTGATGGTTGTAGGCGGTGTTGCTGCTGCAAAGAGTGGAAATACAAATGTTGCTGGTAATATTTCTCGTAAAAGTGCTACCTATTCAGGTGTCAGAGAGGCTTCGAGCTATCTCAAAAAACAAGGTGTTCCACGCGAGGCCAGAAAAGAAATCTTAGAGTCTTTTGATGTTAGAACAATTAAAGTTCGAAAATCAAGTTCTTCTGAATTCGGTGTACGCTATTTTGATGGCATCAATGCACAAGCAAGGGGACGATTTCTATTTGAAACATTTCCTGCTTCTAGAAATTCAATAGCTTTACGTCCCGATTGGAATCAAATGACAGGAATAAAACAATGGAAGATTCGCGAAGGAAGCACTTTGATTGAAGGTAACGCTTTGCCCCAAGGTATTGGATTAAAAGGTGGCCAAATCCAAAAGTTCGTACCATATTTAGGAGATTTACTGGAATGA
- a CDS encoding Mobile element protein has product MIILGQYHLIHVMRKIEKHHNFQRPHQGIENCVPMGFKYPDSPGTIDKVECEEMLGGMLKHYYVRQPA; this is encoded by the coding sequence ATGATTATTCTTGGACAATACCACCTGATACACGTTATGAGAAAAATTGAAAAGCACCATAATTTCCAGCGGCCACATCAGGGAATTGAGAACTGTGTCCCGATGGGTTTTAAATATCCTGATTCTCCCGGAACAATCGATAAAGTCGAATGTGAGGAGATGCTTGGTGGTATGCTGAAACACTATTATGTGAGACAGCCTGCCTGA
- a CDS encoding putative insecticidal toxin protein has translation MILERYDHHVMDDTSRIAIVNHWMQDDFLRETDSPSDLNKNKIRYQYGNHLGSASLELNDTGALISYEEYFPYGGTSFTCGTSQKEVKLKEYRYTGKERDEATGLYYYGARYYCAWIGRWLSADPAGPVDGLNLYEYVRGNPVGLVDPDGRESWNLNDIPFSDRLSESNYVKANTFFTEEYSENEFRVIAREEWGAKEPILDGNRLWPKISGCLKDNYHSIIVHHSGNEVNYLTIQQLQDRSQNVSLFDRHIRRKDVYADIPYHFAIDTSGNVYEARPIDILGSHVARANTGRIGVVLMTDLDTEWLNVFEFFRGDGKLTNNMETSLLNLVIELKDKFDIDTLGGHSELLKGYRCPGNVGLGAVKRVRDSLKLYQPQQR, from the coding sequence TTGATATTGGAACGGTACGATCACCATGTGATGGATGATACATCCCGCATCGCTATTGTTAATCACTGGATGCAGGATGACTTCTTGCGAGAGACTGATTCACCGAGTGATTTGAACAAAAACAAGATCCGATACCAGTATGGGAATCATCTTGGAAGTGCATCTCTTGAGCTTAACGATACAGGAGCTTTAATCTCCTATGAAGAGTACTTCCCCTACGGAGGGACTTCTTTTACTTGTGGAACAAGCCAGAAAGAAGTCAAACTCAAAGAATACCGGTATACCGGGAAAGAGCGGGATGAAGCGACCGGGTTGTATTATTATGGAGCAAGGTACTATTGTGCTTGGATCGGGAGGTGGTTGAGTGCGGATCCGGCGGGTCCGGTGGATGGGTTGAATTTGTATGAGTATGTGCGGGGGAATCCGGTGGGGTTGGTGGATCCGGATGGGAGGGAGAGTTGGAACCTGAATGATATACCGTTTTCGGACAGATTATCTGAAAGTAACTATGTAAAAGCTAATACATTTTTTACAGAGGAATATTCTGAGAATGAATTCAGAGTAATTGCAAGAGAGGAATGGGGAGCAAAAGAACCTATTCTCGACGGTAATAGATTGTGGCCAAAGATTAGTGGATGCTTAAAGGACAATTATCATTCAATTATCGTTCACCATTCAGGAAATGAAGTGAATTATTTAACAATTCAACAATTGCAAGATAGATCGCAAAATGTTTCTTTATTTGATCGTCATATTCGCAGAAAAGATGTATATGCAGATATTCCATATCACTTTGCAATTGATACAAGTGGAAACGTGTATGAAGCACGTCCAATAGATATATTAGGTTCTCATGTTGCTCGTGCAAACACAGGAAGAATAGGTGTTGTATTGATGACAGATTTGGATACCGAATGGCTGAATGTTTTTGAATTTTTTCGAGGAGATGGGAAATTAACAAATAACATGGAAACGTCATTATTAAACCTTGTCATAGAACTGAAAGACAAATTTGATATTGATACATTGGGTGGTCACAGTGAGTTACTTAAGGGTTATAGGTGCCCTGGGAATGTTGGACTTGGTGCGGTAAAGCGAGTACGAGATTCTCTTAAGTTGTATCAGCCACAGCAACGATAA
- a CDS encoding Mobile element protein: MIILGQYHLIHVMRKIEKHHNFQRPHQGIRNCVPMGFEYPDSPGTIDHIECEEMLGGMLKHYYVKQAA, translated from the coding sequence ATGATTATTCTGGGACAATACCACCTGATACACGTTATGAGAAAAATTGAAAAGCACCATAATTTCCAAAGACCACACCAGGGAATCAGGAATTGTGTCCCGATGGGTTTTGAATATCCTGATTCTCCCGGAACAATCGATCATATTGAATGTGAAGAGATGCTTGGTGGTATGCTGAAACACTATTATGTGAAACAGGCTGCCTGA